The following coding sequences lie in one Bordetella genomosp. 9 genomic window:
- a CDS encoding DUF1254 domain-containing protein, with amino-acid sequence MLSVLLAAVICAGLGVGRPALAAPPMDAGEARDIAADAYVYAYPLVLMDVARKVQTNVQAPDTAYGGGAPVNRFTHMSRAPDPLLHGLPYPDVDTLWSSMWFDVSREPLLIEVPDARGRYYAITLADMWTDVFAALGSRIGHDGARVYAIVGPDWRGKLPRSVTPIRAPTGAGLLRARVAFRGASDVGQAQGFQMGLEATPLSRWGKKATPVDAPYDVALSRRAPVEQVAEMNAAAFFSTFAELAGRYASHFNDDPILQRMARLGLVPGQRFDMARLPAQIRSAIEAGVQRGQASVRSPVQPRPRQGDAWRMPDRRLGSYGTDYALRARAARVQLATPLPEDEIVLRAVTDSDGRPLDGSFRYEVRFDRGQLPPADAFWSMTLYNDRRELHDNPVNVYAVGSRHPLTPAADGTSTVYVQYPQPAGEQVRNWLPAPQSGRFTLVIRMYQPREDAAQSLWMPPAIRRIQ; translated from the coding sequence ATGCTGTCCGTGCTCCTGGCCGCGGTCATCTGCGCCGGCTTGGGCGTCGGCCGGCCGGCGCTGGCCGCCCCGCCCATGGACGCCGGCGAGGCGCGCGACATCGCCGCCGACGCCTACGTATACGCGTATCCGCTGGTCTTGATGGACGTCGCGCGCAAGGTGCAGACCAATGTTCAGGCGCCGGACACCGCCTATGGCGGCGGGGCGCCCGTCAACCGCTTTACCCACATGAGCCGTGCGCCGGATCCGCTGCTGCACGGCCTGCCCTATCCCGATGTGGATACGCTGTGGTCATCCATGTGGTTCGACGTGTCGCGGGAGCCGTTGCTGATCGAGGTGCCGGATGCGCGCGGCCGGTATTACGCGATCACGTTGGCCGATATGTGGACCGATGTGTTCGCCGCCTTGGGCAGCCGCATCGGCCACGACGGCGCGCGCGTCTACGCCATCGTGGGGCCGGACTGGCGAGGCAAGCTGCCGCGGTCGGTCACCCCGATCCGGGCGCCGACCGGCGCCGGCCTGCTGCGCGCGCGCGTGGCATTCCGGGGAGCGTCGGACGTGGGACAGGCGCAAGGTTTCCAGATGGGGCTGGAGGCCACGCCCCTGTCGCGCTGGGGAAAGAAAGCCACGCCCGTGGATGCGCCGTACGACGTGGCGCTGTCCCGGCGTGCGCCCGTGGAGCAGGTCGCGGAAATGAACGCCGCCGCATTTTTCTCCACCTTTGCGGAGCTGGCGGGACGGTATGCCTCCCACTTCAACGACGACCCGATCTTGCAGCGCATGGCGCGTCTGGGGTTGGTGCCAGGCCAGCGCTTCGATATGGCGCGGCTGCCGGCGCAGATACGTTCGGCGATCGAGGCCGGGGTGCAGCGGGGCCAGGCCAGCGTGCGATCGCCGGTGCAGCCGCGTCCGCGGCAGGGCGACGCCTGGCGCATGCCCGATCGGCGACTGGGCAGCTACGGCACCGATTACGCGTTGCGCGCCCGCGCCGCCCGCGTGCAATTGGCCACGCCCTTGCCGGAAGACGAAATCGTGCTGCGCGCCGTCACCGATTCGGACGGCCGGCCGCTGGATGGCAGCTTCCGCTACGAGGTCCGCTTTGACCGGGGGCAATTGCCGCCTGCCGACGCCTTCTGGTCGATGACGCTGTACAACGACCGGCGCGAGCTCCACGACAACCCCGTCAATGTCTACGCCGTGGGCAGCCGGCACCCCCTGACGCCGGCGGCCGACGGGACATCGACGGTTTATGTCCAGTACCCCCAGCCTGCGGGCGAACAGGTGCGCAACTGGCTGCCCGCGCCGCAAAGCGGCCGGTTCACGCTGGTGATCCGCATGTACCAGCCGCGCGAGGATGCCGCGCAATCGCTCTGGATGCCGCCGGCCATCCGGCGGATCCAGTGA
- the ubiA gene encoding 4-hydroxybenzoate octaprenyltransferase: MQHSGGRIDLNDIEFDDWVARWLPRAWGPYARLCRLDRPIGTWLTLLPAVAALAQAAGGWPDLWRLAVFSLGALLMRGIGCTINDIFDRDIDKHVERTRYRPLTSGQLSLRQALWFLFAQLAVCASLLLAINPMSRWLAVALLPIVVIYPLCKRFTYWPQAVLGVCFNWGMLMAWSDTRNIVPLGAIAVYVGTILWQIGYDTIYAYIDVRDDRRLGLHSTALRFGDAGKRWIAGFYIATVALWAWGGHAVGMGWPYAAGMALIAAHLAWQLKKLDLNRPELGLGLFRANLWVGVMLVAASVAGGLAGA; the protein is encoded by the coding sequence ATGCAGCATTCCGGCGGCCGCATCGACCTGAACGACATCGAGTTCGACGACTGGGTGGCGCGGTGGCTGCCGCGCGCCTGGGGGCCCTACGCCCGCCTGTGCCGCCTGGACCGTCCCATCGGCACCTGGCTCACGCTGCTGCCCGCGGTGGCTGCGCTGGCCCAGGCTGCTGGCGGCTGGCCGGACCTGTGGCGCCTGGCCGTGTTTTCGCTGGGCGCCCTGTTGATGCGCGGCATCGGCTGCACCATCAACGATATTTTTGACCGCGACATCGACAAGCACGTCGAGCGCACGCGCTACCGGCCGCTCACCAGCGGCCAGCTGTCGCTGCGGCAGGCTCTGTGGTTCCTGTTTGCGCAACTGGCGGTGTGCGCGTCGCTGCTGCTGGCGATCAACCCGATGAGCCGCTGGCTGGCGGTGGCGTTGCTTCCCATCGTGGTGATCTATCCGCTGTGCAAGCGCTTCACCTATTGGCCGCAAGCGGTGCTGGGCGTGTGCTTCAACTGGGGCATGCTGATGGCGTGGTCGGATACGCGCAATATCGTGCCGCTGGGCGCCATCGCGGTCTACGTGGGCACCATCCTGTGGCAGATCGGCTACGACACCATCTACGCCTACATCGACGTGCGCGACGACCGGCGGCTGGGGCTGCATTCGACCGCGCTGCGCTTCGGCGATGCCGGCAAGCGCTGGATCGCCGGTTTCTACATCGCCACGGTGGCCTTGTGGGCCTGGGGCGGTCATGCCGTCGGCATGGGCTGGCCTTATGCGGCCGGCATGGCGCTGATTGCCGCGCACCTGGCGTGGCAACTGAAAAAGCTGGACCTGAACCGGCCCGAACTGGGTCTGGGCCTGTTCCGCGCCAACCTCTGGGTGGGCGTCATGCTGGTGGCGGCTTCGGTGGCTGGCGGACTCGCCGGCGCATAG
- a CDS encoding NAD(P)/FAD-dependent oxidoreductase: MIERAQTEVAIIGGGIVGASAALFLRRRGIPVTLLEAGACGAKASGVNYGGVRRQGRALEQMPLARRAHQLWGQLHALIGTGGEYVRSGHLKLAYSEADMAALERYRATTRGFGMDLEILDRAALDRRFPWLGRSVVGGSLCPADGHANPRLVSPAFALAASRAGATVREHARVDSVTHDGDGFVLRVGDALEVRARMLLNCAGAWARDIAAAFGETVPETSIHPLMMVTEPLPRFMTVSLGVQGGGIYARQVDRGNCVIGGGRGAPAGPDFARPGHAQIGTLLRRAADLLPPLRGAHVIRFWSGVEGSMPDHNPVLGPSRTTPGLLHGFGFSGAGFQIGPAAGEVLADLAATGHTDIPIDAFRIDRYAAVAHAAGDSATQAHGHTLEST; the protein is encoded by the coding sequence ATGATCGAGCGCGCGCAGACCGAGGTCGCCATCATCGGCGGCGGCATTGTCGGCGCCAGCGCCGCGTTGTTCCTGCGCCGCCGCGGCATTCCCGTGACGCTGCTGGAGGCCGGCGCCTGCGGCGCCAAGGCCAGCGGCGTCAACTACGGCGGCGTGCGTCGCCAGGGCCGTGCGCTGGAGCAGATGCCGCTGGCGCGGCGCGCGCATCAGCTGTGGGGGCAGCTGCACGCCCTGATCGGCACCGGCGGGGAGTACGTGCGGTCCGGCCATCTGAAGCTGGCCTATAGCGAAGCGGATATGGCGGCGCTGGAGCGCTATCGCGCGACGACGCGCGGCTTCGGGATGGATCTGGAAATCCTGGACCGCGCGGCGCTGGACCGCCGCTTTCCGTGGCTGGGACGCAGTGTGGTCGGCGGATCGCTGTGTCCCGCGGACGGCCATGCCAACCCGCGCCTGGTATCGCCGGCCTTCGCGCTGGCCGCGAGCCGGGCCGGCGCAACGGTACGCGAACACGCCCGGGTGGACAGCGTGACCCATGACGGCGACGGCTTCGTGTTGCGTGTCGGCGATGCGCTGGAAGTTCGCGCGCGGATGCTGCTGAACTGCGCCGGCGCGTGGGCGCGGGACATCGCCGCCGCGTTCGGCGAAACCGTGCCGGAAACGTCGATCCATCCCTTGATGATGGTGACCGAGCCGCTGCCGCGCTTCATGACCGTCAGCCTTGGCGTGCAGGGCGGCGGCATCTACGCGCGCCAGGTGGACCGCGGCAACTGCGTGATCGGCGGCGGCCGCGGCGCCCCCGCCGGCCCCGACTTCGCGCGTCCCGGCCATGCCCAGATCGGCACGCTGTTGCGCAGGGCGGCCGACCTGTTGCCGCCCTTGCGCGGCGCGCACGTCATCCGCTTCTGGTCGGGGGTGGAGGGCAGCATGCCGGATCACAACCCGGTGCTCGGCCCGAGCCGCACCACGCCCGGACTGCTGCACGGCTTCGGGTTCTCGGGCGCGGGATTCCAGATCGGCCCCGCCGCCGGCGAGGTCCTGGCCGACCTGGCCGCCACCGGCCACACCGATATCCCCATCGATGCATTCCGCATCGATCGTTACGCGGCCGTCGCTCATGCGGCCGGCGATAGCGCGACACAGGCCCATGGGCACACGCTGGAGTCGACATGA
- a CDS encoding FAD/NAD(P)-dependent oxidoreductase, giving the protein MSDGRDVQAVIVGAGPAGIRAAQTLAAAGLRPIVLDEAPRAGGQIYRQPPPNFRRGPRELYGFEHRKASRLHAAMRSLASDVDYRPGSLVWNCENGVLDVLRDGSNHTVGYTHLILATGATDRVLPFPGWTTPGVYTLGGAQVALKFQGCGIGQRVAFMGTGPLLYLVAYQYAKAGARVAAVLDTARTADGWAALPGMLRSPSLVAKGFYTMAWLRLHGVPMYRGVRPDHVVGRERVTGVVCRRDDATGSQPLRIACDALGYGLGLRAETQLAGLAGCSFAYHPRDRAWLPERDPAGRSSAPGVYLAGDGAGIAGADAAELAGERAALALLEDIGRPVDAARVRRLDRGLARQQRLRNALERAFPFPEDWPASLDDGVVLCRCEEITVGLLREAARTHGAAELNRGKALTRVGMGRCQGRMCGAAAAEVLAQASGLPLPDVGRLRPQPPVKPIPVHLFSAVNGEAAADTGMQAAP; this is encoded by the coding sequence ATGAGTGACGGACGGGATGTCCAAGCGGTGATCGTCGGCGCCGGGCCGGCCGGCATACGCGCCGCGCAGACGCTGGCGGCAGCCGGACTGCGTCCCATCGTGCTGGACGAAGCGCCGCGCGCTGGCGGGCAGATCTACCGCCAGCCGCCCCCGAATTTCCGGCGGGGCCCGCGCGAGCTGTACGGCTTCGAACATCGCAAGGCCTCGCGCCTGCACGCGGCGATGCGGTCACTGGCGTCCGACGTGGACTACCGGCCCGGTTCGCTGGTGTGGAATTGCGAGAACGGCGTGCTGGACGTGCTGCGCGATGGCAGCAATCACACCGTCGGCTATACGCATCTGATCCTGGCGACCGGCGCGACCGATCGCGTTCTGCCTTTTCCGGGGTGGACGACGCCGGGCGTCTACACGCTGGGCGGCGCACAGGTGGCCTTGAAGTTCCAGGGTTGCGGCATCGGCCAGCGCGTGGCCTTCATGGGCACCGGTCCGCTGCTGTACCTGGTCGCGTATCAATATGCGAAGGCGGGCGCGCGCGTGGCGGCGGTGCTGGACACGGCCAGGACAGCCGATGGCTGGGCGGCGCTGCCCGGCATGCTTCGGTCGCCATCGCTGGTGGCAAAGGGCTTTTACACCATGGCATGGCTGCGTTTGCATGGCGTGCCGATGTATCGGGGGGTGCGGCCGGATCATGTGGTGGGGCGCGAGCGGGTCACCGGAGTCGTCTGCCGCCGCGACGATGCGACCGGCAGCCAGCCCCTGCGTATTGCGTGCGACGCGCTCGGTTATGGCCTGGGCCTGCGTGCCGAAACGCAGCTGGCCGGGCTGGCGGGCTGCAGTTTCGCGTATCACCCGCGCGATCGCGCCTGGCTGCCGGAACGCGACCCCGCCGGCCGTTCTTCGGCGCCGGGCGTGTATCTGGCCGGCGATGGCGCCGGCATCGCGGGCGCCGACGCCGCGGAGCTGGCGGGAGAGCGCGCCGCGCTGGCGCTGTTGGAAGACATCGGCCGGCCGGTTGATGCGGCGCGCGTGCGCAGGCTGGATCGCGGCCTGGCGCGTCAGCAGCGATTGCGCAATGCGCTGGAGCGGGCCTTTCCCTTTCCCGAGGATTGGCCGGCATCGCTGGACGACGGCGTGGTGCTCTGCCGCTGCGAGGAAATCACGGTCGGGCTGTTGCGCGAGGCCGCACGCACGCATGGCGCGGCGGAACTCAATCGCGGCAAGGCATTGACCCGTGTGGGCATGGGGCGTTGCCAGGGCAGGATGTGCGGCGCGGCGGCGGCCGAGGTGCTGGCGCAAGCGAGCGGACTGCCGCTGCCGGACGTCGGCCGGCTGCGCCCGCAGCCGCCTGTCAAACCCATTCCGGTGCATCTGTTTTCCGCCGTGAACGGGGAAGCGGCCGCGGATACCGGCATGCAGGCGGCGCCATGA
- a CDS encoding ABC transporter substrate-binding protein, with protein MNRNRDRKIRPGRWLAGAVMLAALSAGASAQQKTLYVGMNGGDMERAFTQHVFPAFEKANNVKIVVVPGTSTEVLAKAQAYKNAPQMHVMFLDDGVMARAVSMGLCEKLQDAPVLKDLYPAAVMKDGMAAGIDMGMTGLGYNTRIFKKNGWAPPNSWMDLADPRYKGKVVFQSAASSTFGLHAFLMFNRIEGGDDEHVDPGFKKWPDTIGPNVLEYIPNSAKLAEMIQSDEAAIFPLTPTAIARLKKRDIPVEYAQPKEGSVLLMVGECVVAKNSEPELAQKLALYLLSPQAQANALQYGGHFPSNRTVQADAGNQDMLKQFQTYMETVKVLDWDAVNATRAAFNARWNRTVER; from the coding sequence ATGAATCGGAATCGCGACAGAAAAATCCGCCCCGGCCGCTGGCTGGCCGGCGCCGTCATGCTGGCCGCGCTGTCGGCCGGCGCCTCGGCGCAGCAGAAAACCCTGTATGTCGGCATGAACGGCGGCGATATGGAGCGCGCCTTCACGCAGCACGTTTTCCCCGCCTTCGAAAAGGCCAACAACGTCAAGATCGTCGTCGTGCCGGGCACATCGACCGAGGTGCTGGCCAAGGCCCAGGCCTACAAGAACGCGCCGCAGATGCATGTGATGTTCCTGGACGACGGCGTCATGGCGCGCGCGGTGTCCATGGGACTGTGCGAGAAGCTCCAGGACGCGCCCGTGCTGAAGGATCTGTATCCGGCCGCCGTCATGAAGGACGGCATGGCGGCCGGCATCGATATGGGCATGACGGGCCTGGGCTACAACACGCGCATTTTCAAGAAGAATGGTTGGGCGCCGCCCAACTCATGGATGGACCTGGCGGATCCCAGGTACAAGGGCAAGGTGGTGTTCCAGTCCGCCGCCAGCAGCACGTTCGGCTTGCATGCCTTCCTGATGTTCAACCGCATCGAGGGCGGCGACGACGAGCACGTCGATCCCGGTTTCAAGAAATGGCCGGACACCATCGGCCCCAACGTGCTGGAGTACATCCCGAACTCGGCGAAGCTGGCGGAGATGATCCAATCCGACGAGGCAGCGATCTTCCCGCTCACGCCCACTGCCATCGCACGCCTGAAAAAGCGCGATATTCCCGTGGAATATGCCCAGCCGAAAGAAGGGTCCGTGCTGCTGATGGTGGGCGAGTGCGTGGTCGCCAAGAACAGCGAACCGGAACTGGCGCAAAAGCTGGCTTTGTATCTGCTGTCGCCGCAGGCCCAGGCCAACGCGCTGCAGTACGGCGGCCATTTCCCGTCCAACCGCACCGTGCAGGCCGACGCCGGCAACCAGGACATGCTCAAGCAGTTCCAGACCTATATGGAGACCGTGAAGGTGCTGGACTGGGACGCGGTGAATGCCACGCGCGCGGCCTTCAATGCGCGCTGGAACCGCACGGTGGAACGGTGA
- the panB gene encoding 3-methyl-2-oxobutanoate hydroxymethyltransferase codes for MYPTAADAAPQAPRKPITLASLAAMHQRGEKIAMLTCYDASFAALLDACGVDILLVGDSLGNVVQGQSSTLPVTLEQMVYHTECVARGNKTAWVLADLPWASYHESPAQAYASAARLLSAGAQMVKIEGMDGHTPWMSETVAFLAERGVPVCAHMGLTPQFVHALGGYRVQGKDEASAAHLKQQARTMRDAGASMLLYEMVPAALAAEITAEAGIPTIGIGAGPGCSGQVLVLHDMLNVFPGRKARFVRNFMEGAGSIQDAVRAYVQAVKDGSFPAAEHCY; via the coding sequence ATGTACCCCACCGCCGCGGATGCTGCGCCTCAGGCGCCGCGCAAGCCCATCACCCTGGCCAGTCTCGCCGCCATGCATCAACGCGGCGAGAAAATCGCCATGCTGACCTGCTACGACGCCAGCTTCGCCGCGCTTCTGGATGCCTGCGGCGTGGACATCCTGCTGGTTGGCGACTCGCTGGGCAATGTGGTCCAAGGGCAATCGTCGACGCTGCCCGTAACGCTTGAACAAATGGTCTATCACACCGAATGCGTGGCGCGCGGCAACAAAACGGCCTGGGTATTGGCGGACCTGCCCTGGGCGAGCTATCACGAATCCCCGGCGCAAGCCTATGCCAGCGCCGCACGCCTGCTGTCGGCGGGCGCGCAGATGGTAAAGATCGAAGGCATGGACGGACACACGCCATGGATGTCCGAGACGGTCGCTTTCCTGGCCGAGCGCGGCGTGCCGGTCTGCGCGCACATGGGCCTGACGCCGCAATTCGTGCACGCGCTGGGCGGCTATCGTGTGCAGGGCAAGGACGAGGCCAGCGCCGCGCATTTGAAGCAGCAGGCGCGGACCATGCGCGATGCCGGCGCCAGCATGCTGCTCTATGAAATGGTGCCGGCGGCGCTGGCGGCCGAAATCACGGCCGAAGCCGGGATTCCCACCATCGGCATCGGCGCCGGCCCGGGATGCTCGGGCCAGGTGCTGGTGCTGCACGACATGCTGAACGTCTTTCCCGGCCGCAAGGCGCGCTTCGTCCGCAATTTCATGGAAGGCGCCGGCAGCATCCAGGACGCGGTCCGCGCTTACGTGCAGGCGGTGAAGGACGGCAGCTTCCCGGCGGCCGAGCATTGCTACTGA
- a CDS encoding aminotransferase-like domain-containing protein: protein MDKPFEPECSFSERALQLTSSAIREILKVTERPDVISFAGGLPAPSGFPVDVVREAFDKVLVSNGRAALQYGPTEGYAPLRAWVAEDLNRQGARVTPDQILIVSGSQQALDLLGKVLIDKDSKVMVETPSYLGALQSFSLYQPRYESVTSDEGGLVPESLNAENTQGARFLYALPNFQNPTGRTLSRARREALVMQAAKLNFPVVEDDPYGELRYAGEPQPSLLALGADCGAHVVRMGSFSKVLAPGLRLGYIAAPRRLIDKMVQAKQATDLHTATLTQMAVYEIVKDGFLARHLPTVRELYRKQCGYMLEALDREFPASATWTRPEGGMFIWVTLPEGIDTTRLLQQAIEEKVAFVPGQPFYASESAPRNTLRLSFVTVPEEKIRAGVATLGRLIKAQLG from the coding sequence ATGGACAAGCCCTTCGAACCCGAATGTTCCTTTTCTGAACGCGCCCTGCAGCTGACCAGCTCGGCCATCCGCGAGATTCTCAAGGTAACCGAGCGCCCCGACGTCATTTCCTTCGCGGGCGGCCTGCCGGCTCCCAGCGGATTCCCCGTGGACGTCGTACGCGAGGCCTTCGACAAGGTATTGGTTTCGAACGGACGCGCTGCCCTGCAATACGGCCCGACGGAAGGCTACGCCCCGCTGCGGGCCTGGGTGGCCGAAGACCTGAACCGGCAAGGCGCCCGGGTGACGCCCGACCAGATCCTGATCGTGTCCGGCTCACAGCAGGCGCTGGATCTGCTGGGCAAGGTGCTCATCGACAAGGACAGCAAGGTTATGGTGGAAACGCCCAGCTATCTGGGCGCGCTGCAGTCCTTCAGCCTGTACCAGCCGCGCTACGAATCCGTCACTTCCGACGAAGGCGGCCTGGTTCCGGAATCCCTGAATGCGGAAAACACCCAGGGCGCACGCTTCCTGTACGCCCTGCCCAACTTCCAGAACCCCACCGGCCGGACGCTGAGCCGGGCGCGCCGCGAAGCCCTGGTCATGCAAGCCGCCAAACTGAACTTCCCGGTGGTGGAAGACGACCCCTACGGCGAACTGCGCTACGCCGGCGAGCCGCAGCCCAGCCTGCTGGCGCTGGGCGCCGATTGCGGCGCGCACGTCGTGCGCATGGGCTCTTTCTCGAAGGTGCTGGCGCCCGGCCTGCGACTGGGCTATATCGCCGCCCCGCGCCGGCTGATCGACAAGATGGTGCAGGCCAAGCAGGCCACCGACCTGCACACCGCGACGCTGACCCAGATGGCCGTTTACGAAATCGTGAAGGACGGCTTCCTGGCCCGCCACCTGCCCACCGTGCGCGAGCTCTACCGCAAGCAATGCGGCTATATGCTCGAAGCCCTGGACCGCGAGTTCCCGGCGTCGGCCACATGGACCCGCCCGGAAGGCGGCATGTTCATCTGGGTGACTTTGCCCGAAGGCATCGATACCACCCGGCTGCTGCAGCAGGCCATCGAGGAAAAAGTCGCGTTCGTGCCCGGCCAGCCCTTCTACGCCAGCGAATCCGCGCCGCGCAACACCTTGCGGCTCAGCTTCGTTACCGTGCCGGAAGAAAAAATCCGCGCGGGCGTCGCCACGCTGGGCCGGCTGATCAAGGCGCAACTGGGCTGA
- a CDS encoding NEL-type E3 ubiquitin ligase domain-containing protein, whose amino-acid sequence MRIGALNTVLDLILPGPHQPPALSTGGSFSDILLAGVRGDISAQESAQLRSLLDRLQADPYGKIIFEALQAYHDHFRQAPAIVVRRHAWQERPSLNDCCAVGDGFLGIGASALASEWHVDLAALAAATDLELVREFAAVYCKTTGYRMTVTGGTDIFLYRPDYRDRPDSTYEKKLDKWAESASGVMQRRVRHRVAENIKTDLRQMRCYGGLVHFCFNHLLEALRSGNPIAKPELYATPSMLVLREWGNDWWLAYARSDRSEPRHPPRLDIGLNEKSRGRGVHETSLPPVPADLQAYCIDGCRKPDLSNLPSGLKVFRARSAGLEDVPQVPDSVEILDIAENDIRQPRRALPSHIKTLIISDNPLRSLPPLRAGIMRLEADRTCLTPAAPVPRTVVQPSLRGNRIPAISDGNPEPPPADVSTFGRTALAPQAPLPAVMMAWLDSVPGPALSWWSEFGDPPHANDFRKFLIRLLGLRCCADPAFRADIQKLLVDLSDASRKDVRELIFAACRDATSRCDDRVAYTLNQLKTLMLNDDIRRGLYDGRVADAIAVARQMFRLAELEKIAADKAATQSESDQIEVYLAYQVKLRDALDLSVVVPDMLYYGHSRLKGEDMQSALAAVRRREKEGFEEFLALDYDPWQTLLQRLEGERYRALQETRRQELERRLEQALAHRLNAAGLAADDPDGRRTLGRSIFREISLEILQPLTREYLERFGARPQRNAGPVTS is encoded by the coding sequence ATGCGCATCGGTGCGCTCAACACCGTTCTCGATCTGATTCTGCCGGGCCCGCACCAGCCTCCGGCGCTGTCGACCGGCGGCTCTTTCAGCGACATCCTGCTCGCCGGCGTGCGCGGAGACATATCCGCCCAAGAATCCGCTCAACTTCGATCGCTGCTGGACCGGCTGCAGGCGGATCCGTATGGAAAAATCATTTTCGAAGCGCTGCAGGCCTATCACGATCACTTCCGGCAAGCGCCGGCGATCGTTGTGCGGCGGCATGCGTGGCAGGAACGGCCCTCGCTGAACGACTGTTGCGCGGTCGGCGATGGCTTCCTCGGCATTGGCGCGTCCGCACTTGCGAGCGAATGGCATGTGGATCTCGCGGCCCTGGCCGCAGCCACGGACCTGGAACTGGTGCGAGAGTTCGCCGCCGTCTATTGCAAAACGACGGGCTACCGGATGACGGTGACAGGCGGGACGGATATCTTCCTCTACCGGCCAGACTATAGAGACCGGCCGGACAGCACGTACGAGAAGAAGCTGGACAAATGGGCGGAGTCGGCGTCCGGCGTCATGCAACGCCGCGTGCGCCATCGTGTCGCAGAAAACATCAAGACCGATTTGAGGCAAATGCGATGCTACGGCGGCCTCGTCCACTTCTGCTTCAATCACCTTCTTGAAGCGCTGCGCAGCGGCAATCCAATCGCCAAGCCCGAGCTGTATGCGACCCCTTCCATGCTGGTGCTGCGCGAGTGGGGCAACGACTGGTGGCTGGCCTATGCCAGAAGCGATCGATCAGAGCCGCGCCATCCTCCCCGGCTCGACATCGGACTGAACGAGAAATCTCGTGGCAGGGGCGTCCATGAGACATCGCTGCCGCCGGTGCCTGCGGATCTGCAGGCCTATTGCATCGACGGTTGCCGCAAGCCCGATCTATCGAATCTGCCCTCCGGATTGAAGGTATTCCGTGCGCGGAGCGCCGGTCTCGAAGACGTGCCCCAGGTGCCCGACAGCGTGGAAATTTTGGACATCGCGGAAAACGACATCCGGCAGCCCAGGCGCGCCCTGCCATCGCACATCAAGACGCTGATCATTTCGGACAATCCGTTGCGCAGTCTGCCGCCGCTTCGCGCCGGAATCATGCGCCTGGAAGCGGACCGCACGTGTTTGACGCCTGCGGCGCCGGTGCCGCGCACGGTGGTTCAACCGTCCCTGCGCGGCAACCGGATTCCCGCCATTTCGGACGGCAACCCCGAGCCGCCCCCGGCCGACGTCTCGACGTTCGGACGCACCGCGCTTGCGCCTCAGGCGCCATTGCCCGCGGTCATGATGGCGTGGCTGGACAGCGTGCCAGGGCCGGCGCTGTCCTGGTGGTCGGAATTCGGCGACCCGCCGCACGCCAACGATTTCCGCAAGTTCCTGATCCGGCTGCTCGGCCTGAGATGCTGTGCCGATCCGGCGTTCAGGGCCGATATACAGAAGCTCCTCGTCGATCTATCGGATGCCAGCCGGAAGGATGTGCGTGAATTGATATTCGCCGCGTGCCGCGACGCCACGTCGCGGTGCGATGACCGGGTGGCGTACACGCTGAATCAATTGAAAACCCTGATGTTGAACGACGACATCCGCCGGGGTCTTTATGACGGCCGCGTCGCCGATGCGATTGCAGTCGCCAGACAGATGTTCCGCCTTGCGGAGCTGGAAAAGATCGCGGCGGACAAGGCGGCGACGCAATCGGAGAGCGACCAGATCGAGGTCTACCTGGCATATCAGGTGAAACTGCGCGATGCGTTGGACTTGAGCGTGGTCGTCCCCGACATGCTGTATTACGGCCATTCGCGCTTGAAGGGCGAAGACATGCAATCCGCGCTTGCGGCGGTGCGACGGCGGGAGAAAGAGGGCTTCGAGGAATTCCTGGCGCTGGACTATGACCCGTGGCAAACGTTGCTGCAGCGGCTTGAAGGCGAACGCTATCGGGCGCTGCAGGAAACGCGCCGCCAGGAACTGGAACGGCGCCTGGAACAGGCGTTGGCGCATCGTCTCAACGCGGCGGGACTCGCCGCGGACGACCCGGACGGCCGGCGCACGTTGGGCCGGTCGATTTTTCGCGAAATCTCGCTGGAAATCCTTCAGCCCTTGACGCGCGAGTACCTGGAGCGATTCGGCGCGCGGCCGCAGCGCAATGCCGGGCCGGTCACGTCCTGA
- a CDS encoding GAF domain-containing protein, whose translation MFTAVPSTAATKTERYAELAGQARGLLAGESDRIANAANFSALVFQSLPDLNWAGFYFFDGKELVVGPFQGKPACVRIPLDRGVCGAAASQRRTQVVPDVHAFPGHIACDAASRSEIVVPLVQGDALVGVWDVDSPLPGRFDEEDRLGMEALCRVFLDSLRT comes from the coding sequence ATGTTCACCGCCGTACCGTCCACCGCCGCCACCAAGACCGAACGCTATGCCGAACTCGCCGGCCAGGCGCGCGGGCTGTTGGCCGGCGAATCCGACCGCATCGCCAACGCCGCGAATTTCTCGGCCCTGGTGTTCCAATCCCTGCCCGACCTGAACTGGGCCGGCTTTTACTTCTTCGACGGCAAGGAGCTGGTCGTCGGGCCCTTCCAGGGCAAGCCCGCCTGCGTGCGCATCCCGCTGGACCGCGGGGTATGCGGCGCCGCCGCCAGCCAACGGCGGACGCAGGTGGTGCCCGACGTGCACGCCTTTCCCGGCCACATCGCCTGCGACGCGGCGTCGCGCTCTGAAATCGTGGTGCCCCTGGTTCAGGGCGATGCGCTGGTCGGCGTGTGGGACGTGGATAGCCCCCTGCCGGGCCGTTTCGATGAAGAAGACCGACTGGGGATGGAAGCGCTTTGCCGCGTTTTCCTGGACAGCCTCAGGACGTGA